A region from the Motacilla alba alba isolate MOTALB_02 chromosome 10, Motacilla_alba_V1.0_pri, whole genome shotgun sequence genome encodes:
- the LOC119705045 gene encoding sodium/nucleoside cotransporter 2-like encodes MQSGTFELARGDESHFALPSQHWTLPGFPIYTEAKELLEMEGNQITLDSLDKGTDNPVFSFEGENRHYEEHGGPRSENQEGRREGKGRFSSYCRKALQPASKAKHFCKAHAKVLRRLVLGLLGIAYLCYFIAACYLNFQRALALVVITAVVVFFICWEVFQKHCGAKVLLLLRPVGKCFQKSWPWLKWLLWVALLAGLIVWLVLDTGRNPEQLISLGGFCFLVLFLFACSKHHGAVSWRAVFWGLGLEFLLGLFVLRTTPGTQAFQWLGDQVQYFLGYTTAGSSFVFGNTLIEEVFAFQTLPIIVFFSCVMSILYYLGVMQWLILKISWLLQISMGTTATETLSVAGNIFVGQTEAPLLIRPYLTDMTLSEIHAVMTGGFSTIAGSVMGAYISFGIDAASLIAASVMAAPCALGMAKLVYPEVEESKFKGKASIRLSRGEEQNILEAASNGAAASVGLVANIAANLIAFLAVLEFINAALRWFGEMVDIEGLTFQVICSYVLMPLAFLMGADWADSPLVAELLGIKIFLNEFVAYQQLATYKKNRLMGLEEWDGSRKQWISERAESITTFALCGFANLSSIGITLGGLSSMVPQRKGDFASVVLRALLTGMCVSMLNACLAGLLHVPTELGDCAMFFSTTNFSSTSYTMYTCCKQLFASSVLQNGTLSFKGPWDEQADSVLWLRECCAHYNHTSCAWTF; translated from the exons GGAGAGAACAGACACTATGAGGAACATGGTGGTCCACGCAGTGAGAACCAAgaggggagaagagaagggaaagggagatTCTCCTCCTACTGCAG GAAGGCCCTGCAGCCAGCATCCAAGGCAAAGCATTTCTGCAAGGCTCATGCCAAGGTGTTGAGAAGACTTGTCCTGGGGCTCCTTGGAATAG CCTACCTGTGCTACTTCATTGCGGCCTGTTACCTCAACTTCCAGCGAGCCCTTGCCTTGGTGGTCATAACTGCCGTGGTTGTCTTCTTCATCTGCTGGGAGGTCTTCCAGAAGCACTGTGGGGCAAAGGTTCTGCTGCTCCTCCGCCCCGTTGGGAAGTGCTTCCAAAAGTCCTGGCCGTGGCTGAAATG GCTCCTGTGGGTGGCCCTCCTGGCAGGCCTGATTGTGTGGCTGGTTTTGGACACGGGCagaaacccagagcagctcatctCATTAGGTGGCTTCTGCTTTTTGGTGCTGTTCCTGTTTGCCTGCTCCAAGCACCACGGTGCG GTGTCTTGGAGAGCCGTCTTCTGGGGTCTTGGTTTGGAGTTCTTACTCGGACTCTTTGTCCTCCGAACGACTCCTGGCACCCAAGCTTTCCAGTGGCTGGGAGACCAGGTCCAG TACTTCCTGGGCTACACCACAGCTGGCTCCAGCTTTGTCTTTGGGAACACACTCATTGAAGAAGTCTTTGCCTTCCAG ACCCTGCCCATCATTGTCTTCTTCAGCTGTGTGATGTCCATCCTCTATTACCTCGGTGTCATGCAGTGGCTTATTCTCAAG ATCTCCTGGCTGCTTCAAATCTCAATGGGCACCACTGCCACTGAGACTCTCAGTGTGGCAGGGAACATTTTTGTGGGACAG ACCGAAGCCCCGCTGCTCATCCGCCCGTATCTCACAGACATGACCCTGTCAGAAATCCATGCTGTGATGACTGGTGGCTTTTCCACCATCGCAGGCAGCGTGATGGGTGCCTACATATCCTTTGGG ATTGATGCAGCGTCACTGATCGCAGCTTCTGTGATGGCTGCGCCTTGTGCCCTCGGCATGGCCAAACTTGTCTACCCTGAAGTGGAGGAGTCCAAGTTCAAGGGCAAAGCAAGCATCCGCCTCTCCCGTGG ggaagagcagaacaTCTTGGAAGCTGCTAGCAACGGGGCTGCCGCCTCCGTGGGGCTCGTGGCCAACATTGCGGCCAACCTCATCGCCTTCTTGGCCGTGCTGGAGTTCATCAACGCTGCCTTGCGCTGGTTCGGGGAAATGGTGGACATCGAGGGTCTTACCTTCCAG GTGATCTGCTCCTACGTCCTCATGCCTTTGGCCTTTCTCATGGGGGCAGACTGGGCAGACTCACCGCTGGTGGCTGAGCTCCTGGGGATCAAGATCTTCCTGAACGAGTTTGTGGCGTACCAGCAGCTGGCCACATACAAGAAGAACCGTCTGATGGGCCTGGAGGAGTGGGACGGGAGCCGGAAGCAGTGGATATCT GAGCGAGCCGAGAGCATCACCACCTTTGCCCTCTGTGGATTCGCCAACCTCAGCTCCATTGGCATCACGCTGGGAGGCCTGT CTTCCATGGTGCCACAGCGCAAGGGTGACTTTGCCTCTGTGGTGCTGCGGGCCCTGCTCACTGGCATGTGCGTCTCCATGCTCAACGCCTGCCTCGCAG GTCTCCTCCATGTGCCAACAGAGCTGGGTGACTGCGCAATGTTCTTCAGCACCACCAACTTCAGCTCAACCAGCTACACTATGTACACCTGCTGTAAGCAGCTCTTTGCCAG ctcagtGCTCCAGAATGGGACTCTGTCCTTCAAGGGACCCTGGGATGAGCAGGCCGACAGCGTGCTGTGGCTCAGGGAATGCTGTGCGCACTACAACCACACGTCCTGTGCATGGACATTCTAG